A region of uncultured Anaeromusa sp. DNA encodes the following proteins:
- a CDS encoding AbgT family transporter, with product MSHPSYASDTTDNRGSFLRSLEVIGNRLPNPAILFLLLILGLAALSAVLASQNVTAIHPLTHKIIPIKSLFSQEGLHWFMTDMVKNYINFPPLGMILVLTLGIGLVEKTGLMESLIKTAIHTIPKRYITFTIIIMSFMSHLASDAAIVVVPPIAAMVFYSMGRHPFVGFACSLAAIYSGFTANILIVTTDVLLSGITTQAAKIVDPNMIVTPVDNWYFMCFAVFYLAILTTIVTEKFVEPRMGKYIGEQTVVLEKPSGLQLSSLKAAGWSTLVFVAILVALVAPEGALLRNPETGGIPGSPFIKGIVPLLFLFFLTVGLTYGIKARTIKSGDDAVKMMTECVRGLAGFLVMVFAIAQFIAAFSWTNISTLIATSGADFLKSIGMTGLPALLCFMLFGQFMGLFIASGSAIWSLLSPVFVPMFMLLGYHPAFIQVAFRAGDGAFNTIQVVNPFLPLFLETLKKYKEESGIGTYLSLMMPYALSFFAMWYALFIFWYLMGLPVGPGVPQRIW from the coding sequence ATGAGTCATCCCTCGTATGCGTCTGACACGACCGACAACCGCGGCAGCTTTTTGCGCAGCCTGGAAGTCATCGGCAACCGATTGCCCAATCCGGCTATTTTGTTTCTTCTGCTTATTTTGGGCTTGGCCGCTTTATCCGCCGTGCTGGCCTCACAGAATGTCACAGCCATTCATCCGCTAACGCACAAAATTATTCCTATTAAAAGTCTTTTCAGCCAAGAGGGCCTGCATTGGTTTATGACCGACATGGTCAAAAACTACATTAATTTTCCGCCTCTCGGCATGATTCTGGTTTTGACACTAGGCATCGGTTTAGTCGAAAAAACCGGACTTATGGAAAGCCTGATCAAAACCGCAATCCACACCATTCCTAAACGCTATATTACCTTTACGATTATTATTATGAGCTTTATGAGCCATCTTGCCTCGGACGCCGCCATTGTCGTCGTCCCGCCGATTGCGGCGATGGTCTTTTATTCGATGGGACGGCACCCCTTTGTAGGTTTCGCTTGCTCTTTGGCGGCTATCTACTCCGGCTTCACCGCCAACATCTTAATCGTCACTACCGACGTGCTTCTCTCCGGCATTACGACGCAAGCAGCTAAAATCGTCGACCCCAACATGATCGTCACGCCGGTGGATAACTGGTATTTTATGTGCTTTGCCGTTTTCTATCTAGCTATTTTAACCACCATTGTCACGGAAAAATTTGTGGAACCCCGCATGGGAAAATACATTGGCGAACAAACAGTTGTCTTGGAAAAGCCCTCCGGCCTTCAGTTGTCCTCTTTAAAAGCAGCTGGTTGGAGCACGCTTGTTTTTGTCGCCATCTTGGTCGCTCTGGTAGCTCCTGAAGGCGCGCTTTTGCGAAACCCCGAAACCGGCGGCATTCCCGGCTCTCCCTTTATTAAAGGCATTGTGCCACTGCTTTTTCTCTTTTTTCTTACGGTCGGTTTAACGTATGGCATCAAAGCACGCACTATCAAAAGCGGCGATGATGCCGTCAAAATGATGACCGAATGCGTTCGAGGCCTGGCGGGCTTCTTGGTCATGGTTTTTGCCATCGCCCAGTTTATCGCCGCCTTCAGTTGGACCAATATTTCTACGCTTATTGCCACGTCCGGGGCTGATTTCTTGAAAAGCATTGGTATGACCGGTCTACCGGCACTTCTTTGCTTCATGCTTTTCGGTCAATTCATGGGCCTCTTCATCGCCAGCGGTTCCGCGATCTGGTCGCTGCTTTCGCCAGTATTCGTGCCTATGTTCATGCTGCTGGGCTATCACCCCGCATTTATCCAAGTGGCCTTCCGCGCTGGCGACGGCGCCTTCAATACCATCCAGGTAGTGAATCCGTTCTTGCCGCTCTTCCTGGAAACACTAAAGAAGTACAAAGAGGAATCCGGCATCGGCACCTATTTATCCTTAATGATGCCTTACGCCCTCTCCTTCTTCGCTATGTGGTACGCCTTGTTTATCTTCTGGTACCTCATGGGACTGCCTGTAGGCCCTGGTGTTCCCCAGCGTATCTGGTAA